Proteins found in one Nostoc sp. NIES-3756 genomic segment:
- a CDS encoding SDR family oxidoreductase, whose protein sequence is MQLKPINQQVVVVVGASSGIGRETALRFAKGGAKVVVSARSQSGLESLVKEITEFGGEAIAVVADVEHFEQVKAIADKAVDYFGRLDTWVHVPAIGLFATFDNTTPEEFKHVIDVSLMGQVYGAMAALPHLKREGRGGLIHVSSMEARRSLPYQSAYSSAKHGVDGFVDAMRLELIHDKWPISVTSIKPAVINTPFWNNGLTKLGVKPAGVPPYYDPRLVANAILHAAEHPTRDLLVGDVAKILDVLHRISPQLTDTLLLLVGFQFQRSSGVPKSEDDPNNFYEPVPEHDRVDGDYNHLVIPSISDFIEQNVPLQWGAIAAGSILAFLAAQAWNKS, encoded by the coding sequence ATGCAATTGAAGCCAATTAATCAACAGGTTGTTGTCGTTGTTGGGGCTTCTAGTGGAATTGGGCGAGAAACGGCGCTGCGCTTTGCCAAAGGTGGCGCAAAGGTCGTTGTTTCCGCACGGAGTCAATCGGGGTTAGAATCTTTAGTGAAAGAGATTACCGAGTTTGGCGGAGAAGCGATCGCTGTCGTTGCAGATGTAGAACACTTTGAACAAGTGAAGGCGATCGCAGATAAAGCTGTAGATTATTTCGGCAGACTCGACACTTGGGTACATGTTCCAGCAATTGGTCTATTTGCCACCTTCGACAATACCACACCAGAAGAATTTAAACACGTTATTGATGTCAGCCTCATGGGGCAAGTGTACGGCGCGATGGCTGCACTTCCCCACCTCAAGCGCGAAGGACGAGGTGGATTGATTCACGTTTCCTCAATGGAAGCGAGGCGATCGCTACCTTACCAAAGCGCCTACTCCTCAGCTAAACATGGGGTAGATGGTTTCGTTGATGCAATGCGCTTGGAACTGATACATGATAAATGGCCGATTAGCGTCACCAGTATCAAACCAGCCGTCATCAACACACCCTTCTGGAATAATGGTCTAACAAAATTGGGTGTAAAACCAGCAGGCGTACCACCTTACTATGATCCGCGATTAGTAGCTAACGCCATCCTTCACGCAGCCGAACACCCAACCCGCGATTTACTAGTAGGAGATGTAGCCAAAATATTAGATGTACTCCATCGCATCTCTCCACAACTGACAGACACATTATTACTACTCGTTGGCTTCCAATTCCAACGCAGTTCCGGCGTACCCAAATCAGAAGATGATCCAAATAACTTTTACGAACCAGTCCCAGAACACGATAGAGTCGATGGCGACTACAACCACTTGGTAATTCCCAGCATTTCCGACTTTATAGAACAGAATGTCCCACTACAATGGGGGGCGATCGCAGCTGGTAGTATCTTAGCGTTCCTCGCAGCGCAGGCGTGGAACAAGAGTTGA